Proteins from a genomic interval of Salvelinus alpinus chromosome 7, SLU_Salpinus.1, whole genome shotgun sequence:
- the LOC139580849 gene encoding mitochondrial import inner membrane translocase subunit Tim23-like isoform X1, whose translation MDNNAPGSGGKGGLGSLFGGSEYSNTELAGVPLTGMSPLSPYLNVDPRYLVQDTDEFILPTGASKTRGRFELAFFTIGGSCITGAAFGTVNGLRMGLKETREMGWTKPRNVQILNMVTRQGASWANTLGSVALLYSIFGVAIEKARGAEDDINTMAAGTLTGMLFKSTGGLKGVARGGLVGLAMSGAYALYSNWDHIRGGSSSSNLY comes from the exons ATGGACAATAACGCCCCTGGGTCGGGAGGGAAAGGCGGCCTCGGGAGTCTCTTTGGAGGCAGCGAATACTCCAACACAGAGCTCGCCGGAGTCCCAT TGACTGGAATGAGCCCCCTGTCGCCTTATCTTAATGTTGACCCCCGCTACCTCGTACAG gaCACAGATGAGTTCATCCTGCCAACAGGGGCCAGTAAAACTAGAGGGAGGTTTGAACTGGCCTTCTTCACCATCGGTGGCAGCTGTATCACAG GAGCTGCGTTTGGGACAGTGAATGGTCTGAGGATGGGGTTGAAGGAGACCAGAGAAATGGGCTGGACTAAACCTCGTAACGTCCA GATTCTCAACATGGTGACCAGACAAGGTGCATCCTGGGCCAACACTCTGGGCTCTGTTG CGTTATTGTACAGTATATTTGGCGTGGCCATAGAGAAGGCTAGAGGAGCAGAGGATGACATCAACACTATGGCTGCTGGGACTCTCACAGGCATGCTGTTCAAATCCACAG gagggctgaagggAGTGGCTCGTGGTGGTCTGGTGGGGTTGGCCATGTCTGGTGCCTACGCTCTCTACAGTAACTGGGACCATATCAGAGGCGGCTCCTCTTCTTCAAATCTCTACTGA
- the LOC139580849 gene encoding mitochondrial import inner membrane translocase subunit Tim23-like isoform X2 translates to MDNNAPGSGGKGGLGSLFGGSEYSNTELAGVPLTGMSPLSPYLNVDPRYLVQDTDEFILPTGASKTRGRFELAFFTIGGSCITGAAFGTVNGLRMGLKETREMGWTKPRNVQILNMVTRQGASWANTLGSVGGLKGVARGGLVGLAMSGAYALYSNWDHIRGGSSSSNLY, encoded by the exons ATGGACAATAACGCCCCTGGGTCGGGAGGGAAAGGCGGCCTCGGGAGTCTCTTTGGAGGCAGCGAATACTCCAACACAGAGCTCGCCGGAGTCCCAT TGACTGGAATGAGCCCCCTGTCGCCTTATCTTAATGTTGACCCCCGCTACCTCGTACAG gaCACAGATGAGTTCATCCTGCCAACAGGGGCCAGTAAAACTAGAGGGAGGTTTGAACTGGCCTTCTTCACCATCGGTGGCAGCTGTATCACAG GAGCTGCGTTTGGGACAGTGAATGGTCTGAGGATGGGGTTGAAGGAGACCAGAGAAATGGGCTGGACTAAACCTCGTAACGTCCA GATTCTCAACATGGTGACCAGACAAGGTGCATCCTGGGCCAACACTCTGGGCTCTGTTG gagggctgaagggAGTGGCTCGTGGTGGTCTGGTGGGGTTGGCCATGTCTGGTGCCTACGCTCTCTACAGTAACTGGGACCATATCAGAGGCGGCTCCTCTTCTTCAAATCTCTACTGA